The Agrobacterium vitis sequence CGGATTACATGGTGCCGCAGCATATCATGGTGCTGGATGCGTTGCCGATGGGACCGAACAGCAAGCTCGACCGCAGCGCTTTGCCGCTGCCGAAGCTGCAACGTGATATCGTTCCACCTGCCAATGGCAAGGAATCCGCCATTCTGGAGGTCTGGAAACAGATCCTCGATATCACCGAACTCAGCGTGACCGAAAACTTCTTCGATGTCGGCGGCCAGTCGCTGGCGGCAGTGCGGATCGTCTCGCGGCTGAAAATGCAGCATCCGAAATGGCCGCTGACTATTGCCGATATGTTCAACTATCCAACGGTGCGGGATCTGGCGCTGGCGATGGACGAAAACCGGCAGGAGGACAAGGTCGGGGCGATCTATCTGCGCCGCGACGGCGACCGTCCGGTGCTCTATTGCTTCCCGGGTCTTTTGGTCAGCACCCGTGAATATATGCGATTGGTGGATTATCTCGGGCCGAACCAGCCGGCCACCGGCTTCGTCTGCTATTCGCTGACCGAAACGCCAGCGCTCAGCACCAGGGTTGAGGATATTACCGCCCGCTACGCTGAAGCGGTGCGCAGCCAGGCCAAGGGGCGGCCTTGCGCCTTTCTTGGCTGGTCCTGGGGTGGGCTTCTTGCCTATGAGGCAGCGCAGCAGCTCGGCAATGACGTCGATCTTCGGATGATCGGCATGGTCGATGTCTGCGACATGGGCGATGAATTTGCCATTGGCGTCTGGCCGCATTTCGAGCCTGGCGTGCGTGAGCGTACCCATGACGCCGTGCAACGCTGGCTGAAAGTGGCACCAATGCGCGAGGCTTGGCTGACGCTGATGGCGGCGATGGATGCCGAGGTTTACGAGCAATTCCTGCATCATATCGTCAAGCATAACGTGCCGCTGCCTATGGATGGGCCGGATATCGGCTCGGAAGAGCATATTTTCTGGGTTCTGCTCGATAACGCGATGATTTTCCGCAATTATCAGCTGAAAACCTCGCAGTTCCGCATCCATGCGTTTTCGGCTGAAGATTCGGTGACGCGGGGTCTCAGCGTTATCGACTGGCGACGCTATTCGCCCAATGCCACCGCTTGCGAATTGGTGACTGGTACCAACCATCTGTCGATTATCGGCAAGTCCCGTTTCCATCAGCGCTTTGCCCGGCGGCTGGATCTCGCGATTCAAGGCAAGTCGTAATCCGCTCTTAGTTTCCTTCCCTTTTGTTTTCAAACTCAGTCTGGAGTGCAATCATGACATCCCACGTGCTCGATCTGGCGGGAGCCGGTATTGGTCCGTTCAATCTCAGCCTTGCCGCGCAGCTGGATTCGATCCCGGCGGTTACGGCGCAATTTTTTGACAGCCGCCCGGCGTTTTCCTGGCATCCGGGCATGATGCTGCCAGGTGCGGATATGCAGACCTCATTCCTGAAAGATCTGGTGACAGGGACCAATCCGACCAGCCCCTGGAGTTTCCTGTCCTACCTGGTGCGCCACAAGCGTTTCTACCAGTTTTTGAATGCTGAATATGAGGCGGTGCCGCGCAAGGAATTTGCCGATTATCTCGGCTGGGTGGCCCGTGGCCTGCCATCGCTGTCCTTTGGTCAAACGGTGCGCCAGGTCGATGCGGCGGATCGGCTGTTGTCCATTGATGTGGATGGCACCCGCGTTCTGGCCCGCACCCTGGCGGTTGGCATCGGCAAGAAACCATCCCTGCCGGATTGGGCCGAAGGCCTGCCGAAATCGATGATCTTCCACAGCAGCGAAGCGACCGCGCGGCTTGGTGATATCAAGGCACGCAGGGTGGCCGTGATTGGCGGCGGTCAGAGTGGCGCCGAGATCGTCGATGCACTGCTCGACCTGAAAAGCGTGGCTTCGATCCACTGGATCAGCCGCAGGCCGAATTTCGAGCCGCTCGATGCGACGCCCTTCACCAATGAACTGTTCACCCCGGCCTATATGGATCGTTTCCATGGTCTGGCCGAGGACCTGCGCATCACCCATACCCGCCGCCAGCTTCTGGCCAGTGACGGTGTTTCGCCTTCGACCCTGAAGAAGCTCTATCGCCGACTGTATGAGCGGCAACTGGAAACAGCAGGCATGGATGACGGCATGATGTTGCGTCCGCACCGCGACGTCATCGCCGCCAAGCGCAATGGGGCGACAATCGAACTCACCATGCGCAATGGTTTTGACGACGCAATCGAGACGGTTGAGGTTGATATGATTGTCGCTGCCACCGGCTATCGCTTCGAATTGCCGGAATTCCTGCGCTCGTTTGAAGGCCGGATCGAGTACAACAGCCTTGGGGAACCTGTGCTCAATCGTGATTTTTCGCTCAAGTGGGATGGACCGGAGGAAAACCGGATTTTCGTGCTGAATGCCGGGCGTCATAGCCACGGAATTGCCGAGCCTCAGCTCAGTCTGGCGGCCTGGAGAAGTGCCGTTATCGTCAATGCCATGCTTGGCCATGACTATTTCGATCTGTCGCAGCCGCAACCACTGGTGCAATGGGAAAGCCAGGGAAGGGTGTCCGAAATGTCTTCCCATATGGGAGAGGCGGCAGAATAAAGTATCCTGGCGAAAACTGGATACTGGTTTTCGGCCCCTCGGCTGCGAACAAAACCCTATGGCGTCGTGCCGATTTCAATGTTCAGCACGATGCTATAGTCCGGGCCTATATTTGGCACCGCACCGCAAGGAATAGTGGCGGGACGGGAGTTGGCGTGGTGGATGCTAAGGCGTTTTTTGGGCATTTCACCTCTTTGCTTTTTCGCATATTGTATATTAAAATAATATTGAAAATCAATGGTTTGTTGTTGATTGACAGAAATGGAAGTGACCTCTCTGTTTTATCTTGACTAATTAAATCATGTTTTTTAGTGTGCCCCGGAAATAAGGGGGGAATTCCACGGTTTCAATCTGGGATTTCAAGGCGAGCCCGACATGATAGCCAATATTTCGCAATCGACATGTGACGAACAGATAAAAACTGCCCTGATGAACAAGTCGAAACTCCTGGGGGCCGCGCGGCGGATTACCGGGTGTGCCTCCTTGGCGGAAGACATCGTTCAGGAAGTGCTTTTGCAACTTGTCGCAAAGCCATTGCCGCCGGATATTGCGGTCCCTGCATCCTATATGATGCGGATGGTGCGCAATCTCGCCACCGATCATATGCGTAGACTACGCTATGAGCGAGGCCTGTTTGCCGTTGAGGAAGAGGGTGACAACACTTCTGATTACGGCAGCCCTGAAGAGCATTTGCGCGAGGTGGAAGCCTATCAGGCCTTCTGCTGCACCATGGAGGCTATGCCAGCCCGAACCCGCAAATTCTACGAGGACCATTTTTTCGAAGGGGTGCCACAAAATATCATCGCCAGGCAGGCGGGTGTCTCCTGCGCTTTGGTTTGCGGGTTGCTGCGTGATGCCCATGCGCAATGCCTGGCTGCCATCTGCCCGGATGGGGTGGAATGCCGGGCCTCGAGCCGCAAAGGTAAACGCGATACGTTGCCGACGCCCCCACTAAACAAGGAGGTGCACCCGCTCTATTGCAATCGTTCGGCGGCTTGATGCCGGGAGGCCTTGACCGGGTTTACGGTCTTGCCGTTGCGGATTTCTGAAATGCGGGTGGTTTTTCTAGGCCCGCATTGTCAGCCTGAAACCGCAATGGCGCACCACGTTTTTACGATAAAAATAATTGAAAAGATGAGTGATTGCTGTGCTTGTTATAACCGAATTGACCGCCGACAAGGGCGAAATTTGCCGCGACGTCATGTCGGAACTGTCCGACTGGTTTACGGAACCCGCCGTGATTGATGCCTGCGCTGCAGCGGCCGAGACCTTGGCGATGTTCGGCTGCCTTGACGGTGACACTGTGGCCGGATTTGTCATGCTGAAACCGCATCTGCCCGATGCCGTGGAAATCGTGGCGATCGGTACCCGCCGGGCCTATCATCGCCAAGGCGCAGGCAGGCTGCTGTTGTCAGCGGCGGAGGATTTTGCCCGCAAAGCCGGTTGCCGACTGGTCACGGTCAAGACCCTGGCGCCGCGCGGCAAACAGGAACCGCAATACGATGCCACGCGCGCCTTCTACGACCGGAATGGATTTATTCGTGCCGAAGTGTTTCCCACTTTGTGGCACGAGGATCATCCGTGTCTGATGCTTGTGAAGCCTTTGGCAGACGGGGATTAGTCATCCCCAGCCGATGGGAATGTCTTGAAGTCGCCTTTCCCGGACAAACTCTAGCGACGGCCATCAGGCAGGGGGCAGAGGTCGCCACATCCGGGAACGCCCGGCAGGTTATAGCGCAGGCAGCAGACCTTGCGTTGAAAATGGTCCATGCCGCATTGGCGGCGGGCCAGTTTGATCATGCCAAACAGCGGGTTGCGACTGCCATCCGGCCAATGCTGGCCCGAGATGATCTCGATGGCCTCTTCCATCAGGTGCGGACCTGCCTGATTGCCGATTTCCTTGATGATCCAATTGAGATAGACGGCGACATTGTTCCACATTAGTTTTGGCGCAACGCCGCAATGCCCGGCAATCAGTGTAATCAGCGGCGCGGCGTGGTCGCGTAAGATCGCGTGGAGATCGTTTATCGCGGCGTCCTGGCCAGCGGGGCGGCCTGGGCCTGAAAGCACGAACGCTTTTGGTTCGGCTGTTTTTGGATCACAGACCAATGAGAGCTGGGAAAGCCCGAGTGATAATTGCCGCCGATGCACCAGACGGTGCACCGTGGGCGTAATCGTCAATATGCTGAAATAATAGAGCGTCCACATCGAAATAACCGCACGCCGATCAGCGTCGGGAAACTTGGACGTGTAGCGGGCTATGATATCGGCAAAGACATCCGGGTCGGCAAGCGAGGTGCAAGGGATAATCTCGGCATCGTCAGGCACCTCCAGCAGCAGCTTGCCCCGGCAAAAGGCAAAGCGGTCATCGCCCGGCATGTCGGGCGACCAGTCATCGTCGATGGGGGGCAGAACGCCACGCACCGACGGCCTGGACATCTGGATCGTTGATCCCATGGTTTTTTCCGCCGCTTGATCGATTGCTTGCTGCAACAAACCGCAGATTAGAACGCCGATTTCCAGGCGTCAAGAAAACATGATAATAATAATCATATTTATCATCGAGCAAGGCGATTTATGCGATTTCCTGCGCCGCCGTGCCTTTTGCCCGCATCCGGCGGCGATATTGGACCGGTTTTTCCATGAAACGGCGCTGGAATGCCTCGTAAAAGGTCGAGAGCGAGCCGAAACCGGATTCGTAGGCCACTTCGGTAATTGGCATGTCGGAGGAAATCAGCAGCGATTGGGCCGTATCCAGCCGGTGGCGGATGATCGCCTGGTTGATGGTGGTGCCCACCGCACGCTTGAACAGGCTCATGGCATAGTTGGGATGCAGACCGGCGGCGCGCCCGACATCCTCGGCAGAAATCGTGTCGGGTGCGTGTTCGCCGATGAAGCGCAGCATTTTTTCCACATGCAGCATCCAGCCCGCATCGCGCTGGCCAAGGCTTGCCAGCGCCGATCCTTGTTCGCGCAGGTCGCGCCAGCCGTCGCGCTCGATGCGCATCAGGCGGGCGGTCAGTTCGGAGCGGACGATCTCGATATCGCCTTCATCCCCGCCCAGCAATTCATCACGCCAGCGCAGAAAGATTTCCCGGTCCCAAGCCCGCAGGTGCAAAGCCTCGATGACCGCACCCCGAAACACCGAATCGCGAAACTGGCTCAGGCTGGCCAATCCCAGAAACACCGACATCGGCACATAAAGACAGATGAAGCGAGTGCCTTCCCGCCGGTCGATGACCTGATGGGGGATCATCCCCCAGAACAGGCAGAGCCTGCCTTCCGAAATCGTCAGCTCCCGTCCGTCGAACCAATAGGTCATCGCGCCTTCCAGAACGAAGTTCAGCTCGATCTGGCTGTGCATATGCGGCCCAGCCATCTTCTGGACGTCCATCAATTCCCCCGCGCAGAAGCTGTTATCGCCGAATACAACCAAGGGGTGGGCCGGATCGCGCTCGGGGTGTACAGGTGTTGCACCAAGTCTGTTGATCAAGGGAGGACGTCGAGCCATTTCACACCGAAAATCTTAGGATACCGGAATTCTAAGCCTGAATTTCGGAGGTAGATTGCGGCTTTCTGGCGCACGGTCAAGGCGCATTTGCAGGAGGCGGGCGCAAAGAAGCTGAAAGTTGCAGAGAGGGCAGGTTGTCTTGGGGCCGTTTGGCTAAGGCAAGACATCAGGCTGGAGATATAAAATGTGACAGCGACCTTGAATGCCTTCTGGAGGCGACAAGGTTACTGTCATACCGCAGACAATGATTCCGGGGAGGAATGTGATGATTTGTTTTAAAATGATGCCAAGCTTGGCGCTTGGCTACGCATTGACCATGTCAACGGCCTTTGCTGGTCAGATTGTGCTCAATTCCGATCAGTCGGACCCGACGCCGAAAAAGGCGATGGAAGAGCTGCTGAAGGATTTCCAGGCCGCCAATCCCGACGTGACCGTCAAATGGAATAATTTCGACCACGAGGGCTATAAATCCGCGATCCGCAACTTTCTGACGGCCGATGCGCCGGATGTGGTGTCCTGGTATTCTGGCAACCGCATGGCGCCCTTCGTCAAGGCTGGCCTGTTCGAGGATGTCAGCGATATCTGGGCCAAGGACGATCTCAACAATCAGTTGAAATCCGCCACCAAGTCGATGGAAATCGATGGCAAGAAATGGGGCATTCCCTATTCCACCTATCAATGGGGTATTTATTACCGCAAGGATATCTTCGCCGCTCAAGGCATTACGCCGCCCAAGACCTGGGCCGAGTTGCTGGCGGCCTGCGAAAAGCTGAAAAAGGCCGGCATTACGCCCTTTACCATTGGCACCAAGGCGCTATGGCCGACAGCAGGCTGGTTCGACTATCTCGACCTGCGCGTCAATGGCTATGAATTCCACATGGACCTGACCGCCGGAAAGGTGCCTTACACCGATCCGCGCGTCAAAGCGGTGTTTGAGAAATGGGCCGAATTGATCAAGCCCGGCTATTTCATTGCCAACCATGCCGCGCTCGACTGGCAGGATGCCATGCCGCAATTCGTGCAGGGCAAGGCGGCCATGTATTTGATGGGTAACTTTGCCGTTGCCCCGATGAAGGATGGCGGGTTGAAGGAAGAGCAGATCGGCTTCCTGCAATTCCCGGAAATCACCCCCGGCCTGCCGCGGGCGGAAGATGCGCCGACCGAATCCTTCCACATCCCCTCGGGCGCCAAGAACAAGACGGATGCGCGCAAGTTCCTGGCTTACCTCGCAAAGCCGGAAACTCAGACCAAGATGAACGCCACCCTTGGTCAGCTGCCGATCAACAACAAGTCGGAAAAATCCAGCGATCCGTTCCTGAGCGCTGGTTTCGACATGCTGTCGAGTGCTTATGCGCTGGCGCAATTCTATGACCGTGACGCGCCCGCCGATATGGCCAAGGCCGGCATGGAAGGCTTCCAGGAATTCATGGTCAAGCCTGACAAGGTCGATGCCATCCTGGCCCGCCTCGATAAGGTGCGCGCCCGCGTTTATAAATAATCGGTTCTCCCGACGGCCGGATGTCGCCCAAGTGGCATCCGGCCGGTATTTCAGTCACAGAACGGCTGGGATGCTCTGGCATCCTTGAGCCCTTGCATTAACGGAGGTGCTGCCGTGAGCACTGCTGCTCCTGTTTCATCCGGATTCTGGAAGCGTCACCAGCAACGCATTGCCCCCTGGCTGTTTCTGGCGCCCGGTCTGGTGATGTTTGTCATCTATGTCGTATTGCCGATTTTCCAGTCTGTCTGGATCAGCTTTCACGATTGGGACGGTATCGGCGAAAAAGTCTGGATCGGGCTTGGAAACTATCAGGAATTGCTCGGCGACGAGGCCTTTTACGTCTCCCTGGAAAACAACCTGATCTGGCTGGTGCTCTACCTTCTGGCCATTCCCGGCGGATTGGCGGTGGCGCTGTTTCTCAACCAGACGGTTACCGGTATTCGACTTTATAAGTCGTTGTTTTTCTTCCCCTTCGTCATCAGCCAGGTCGTGGTCGGCCTGATGTTCACCTGGTTCTATGCGCCGAATTTCGGGCTGTTTTCCGTGCTGATCAAGCATCTGACCGGGCTGGATTTCGCGGTTCTGGCCGATGAGCGGTTCGTCACTTATGGCATTATCGTCGCTGGCCTTTGGCCGCAGACCGCCTATTGCATGATCCTCTATCTGACCGGTCTCAACAACATCAATCCAGAGCAGGTGGAAGCCGCCCGCATGGATGGCGCCAAGGGCTGGTCGCTGCTCAAAAACATCATCCTGCCGCAACTGGCACCCGCCACCTTCATTGCCATGGTGGTGACGGTGATTGGCGCGCTGCGCTCCTTTGACCTCGTGTCGATCATGACGGCTGGCGGCCCCTATGGTTCTAGCCGGGTGCTATCCTATTACATGTATGAGGAAGCGCTGTCGGAATACGGGTTCCGCATGGGCTATGGCGCGGCCATCGCCGTCGTCCTGTTCCTGATCATGATGGTGTTCATCACGCTGTTCGTCGTGCGGATGATCGGCCAGGAAAGGAATACCTGATGTTTCCGACCCCGATCCAGAAGGCCTCGCCGATTGTCCGGTTCGGCTATAATCTCGTTCTGCCTGTCGCGCTGGTTCTCTGGCTGTTGCCCTTGCTGGGCGTGGCGCTGACCTCCGTGCGTCCTGCGGGCGATCTGGCCGCTGGCAATTATTTCGGCATTCCCTCCGGCTTTGCCGGCGTCGAAAACTATTCCGCGGTGTTTCAGAATTCACCGCTGGGCTGGTACATCCTCAATTCCTTCAAGATCACCATTCCAACCGTGATCGGTGCGGTCGCGCTCTCCTGCCTGACCGGGTTTGCACTGGCGACCTATAAGTTCAAGGGCAATATCGTTCTGTTCTGCCTGTTCGTTGCCGGTAATTTCATTCCCTTCCAGATCCTCATGGTGCCGGTGCGCGACATGACGCTGAAAATGGGGCTGTATGATACAGTCACCGGCTTGGTGCTGTTTCATGTCGCCTTCCAGACCGGCTTTTGCACGCTGTTCATGCGCAACTTCATCAAGGGCCTGCCGTTTGCGCTGATCGAATCGGCGCGGGTCGAGGGCGTGTCGGAATGGCGGATCTTTCGCTATATCGTGCTGCCGCTGATGCGGCCCGCCATTGCGGCGCTGTCGGTGCTGGTCTTCACCTTTGTCTGGAACGACTATTTCTGGGCCACGGTTCTGGTGCAGAGCCAGGCCGCCATGCCTGTCACGGCGGGGCTTTATTCGCTGAACGGCCAATGGGTCGCCGCCTGGAACCTGGTTTCCGCCGGATCGATCGTCGCGGCTTTGCCACCGGTCGCCATGTTTTTCCTGATGCAGCGGCATTTCATCGCCGGGCTGACACTTGGAGCAACCAAGGGATGAATGATATTGTAAAGATTGGCGCGAACGGGCTTGTTTTGAGCCTGCGGATGCCGGAAATCGGCATGCCTGAAATTATCGGCTTTGGCCAGACATCCGTTTCCGGCTCGGCTTTGTCCGAGGTCGAGCGCTCCAGCCGCATCAACGGCATGGATGATGCGGTGCCTTCCGCGGTGCTGTTGCCGGTGGGCGGCATGGGGTTTTTCGGCTGGCCTGCCATTGCCGGTCATCGATCCGGCCACGATTTCATCCTGCAATTTGCCGATTGGACGGTGGAAAAGACCGGGCGGATCACGCTGCTTTGCGCTCAGGATGCTGTGGCGGGCATGGCGATCACGTTGCGTTTCGAAACCTTCCCGTCTGGCGTGATCGGCGTCTCCACCGACATCAAGAATATCGGCAGTGAGGATTACATCCTGGACCGCTGCATGGCAGCGAGCTTTCCGATAGAAGGCGGGCAGGTCGATGTGGTCAGCTTTACCGGCATGTGGGGCCGCGAATTCCAGATCCGGCGCGAGAGGTTGGGAACGGGCCTTTGGGCGCAGGAAAGCCGCCGGGGCCGCACCTCCCATGACCGCTTTCCGATGCTGACAATCGAAGGCGAGGCGCAGAGCTTCGGCGTGGCGCTGGGTTGGAGCGGCAACCACCAGATCGTCATTGATCGGCTGGACGATGGCCGCCGCCTTGTGCATCTCGGCGAAGTCTTCGAGCCGGGCGAAACGATCCTTGCGCCGGGCGAGAGCTATCGCAGTCCGGTGGCCTATGCCGGTGCGGATCGGGCGGCGTTCCATGCCTTTGTCCGCGATGATCTCATGCATTGGCCTGATGGTGCGATGTCGCCGCGTCCGGTGACCTTGAATACCTGGGAGGGCAATTACTTTGACCACCAGATGCAATCGCTGAAGGCGCAGGGGACATCCGCCGCCGAACTTGGCATCGAGCGTTTCGTGCTGGATGACGGCTGGTTTGGCAAGCGTGACGACGACACGACCAGCCTTGGCGATTGGGACATCGACGCCCGCAAATATCCCGAGGGTCTGTCGCCGCTGGTCGATCACGTCACCGGCCTTGGCATGCAGTTCGGCATCTGGTTCGAGCCGGAAATGATCAACCCGGTCTCCGCCCTCTATGATTTGCATCCCGACTGGGTCTTGCAGGTCAAGGGCCGCCCTTTGCTGACATCCCGCAACCAGCTGGTGCTGGATCTGACGCGGCCAGAGGTGAGCGATTATCTGTTTGAGAAGATCGACGCGGTGCTGGCCAATCATGCTGTCTCCTATATCAAATGGGACATGAACCGCGACCTGACCCATGCGGGTGGACGCGACGGGCGGGCGAAAATTTCCACCCAGACCCGCGCCGTCTACACATTGATGGACCGGGTGCGGGCAGCCCATCCGCAGGTGGAGATCGAAAGCTGTGCCTCCGGCGGTGGCCGGATCGATTACGGTGCGCTTGCCCGCACCCACCGGGTTTGGACCTCCGATTGCACCGATGCGCTGGAGCGGCTGGAAATCCAGCGTGGTGCCTCGGTTTTCGTGCCACCGGAAGTGCTTGGCAGCCATATTTCAGCCTCGCCAAACCACCAGACGGAGCGTCGTCACACGCTGGCCTTCCGGGCGCTGGTGGCAATGGCCTATCACCTTGGCGTCGAGTTGAACCCGCTGGAACTGGAAGGCGAGGAACGCGCTGAGCTGAAAAACTGGATTGCCATCCACAAGCGGCTGCGGCCCCTGCTGCATGCGCCAGGCGCCAATTTCTCCAAGGAGCCGCGTGACGGACGGTATGTCTGGGGTGCGGCGGACAGCAAGCGCATCGCCGTCTTCGTTGCCCAAGGCCCGCAAATGGTGGGCGAACAGCCGGAGCCGCTGACCCTGCCTGATGGTGTGACCTGCATCGGCGGACGTTGGAGGGTTGCGGCCACGCATCCGGCCTTACCGAATTTCATTCGTATATCCGAAGGGCAGAAGCGCCTGTTGGCTGGCAAGGTCACGTTTGACCTTGCCGATCTCAAGCTTGGCGGCTTGCCGCTGCCGATGCTGCGGCCAGAGAGCGCGATGCTGCTGGAACTGGAACCTGTTGAGGGAGGAGACCACCATGGCTGATGTAAGCCTGCGGGGCGTCAAGAAACAATTCGGCGCGCTGAGCGTCATCAAGGGCGTCGATCTCGACGTCAAGGACGGCGAGTTCTGCGTGTTCGTCGGCCCGTCCGGCTGCGGCAAGTCCACCCTGCTGCGGATGATTGCCGGGCTGGAGGAGATCACCTCCGGTGGGCTGACGATTGGCGGCAAGGATATGACCCGGATCGGCCCGTCTGAGCGCGGTGTTGCCATGGTTTTCCAGTCCTATGCGCTTTACCCGCATATGACGGTGCGCGACAATATCGGCTTTGGCCTGAAGATGACCGGCCATCCCAAGCCGATGATTGAGGCACGGACCAAAAAGGCCGCCGAGCTGCTGCAACTGGATGCGCTGATGGAGCGCAAGCCGGGTCAATTATCTGGTGGCCAGCGCCAGCGTGTCGCCATTGGCCGCGCCATCGTGCGTGAACCGGAAGTCTTCCTGTTCGATGAGCCGCTGTCCAATCTGGATGCCGCCCTTCGGGTGCAGATGCGCACCGAATTGTCCAAGTTGCATCAGGATCTGAAGGCGACGATGATCTACGTCACCCATGACCAGGTGGAAGCCATGACCATGGCCGACAAGATCGTCGTGCTATCGGCTGGCCTGATCGAGCAGGTCGGCACACCGCTGGAGCTTTATCATCGCCCCAATAACCTGTTTGTCGCAGGCTTTATCGGCTCACCAAAGATGAATGTCCTGCCCGTGACCGTCGCGCCTGCGGACGGTGGCAAAGTGGTGGTGACGCTGGCCGATGGCGCGGCGATCACGCTTGATGCGCAGGGCAAGGCAATCAGCCCGGGCAAGATGACGCTTGGCATTCGCCCCGAGCATATCGATGCGACGGGCAAGGGTGATCTCGTTTTGTCGCGGCCGGTGCGGTTGGCCGAATATCTCGGCTCCGAAACCCTGTTTTTCGTCACTCTGGCCGATGGCACCGAACTATCCGTCAAGGCGGACGGCTTGGCGACGGCCAAGCCGGGCGAAACCCTGTCTATCGGCATTCCCGCCGCTGCCTGCCACCTGTTCGATTCCTCGGGCAAGGCTGTGATCAACGGGGACCTGACACGATAATGCTGGGCGTTTGCTATTATCCTGAACATTGGCCGGAGAGCCAATGGCA is a genomic window containing:
- a CDS encoding alpha-galactosidase, with translation MNDIVKIGANGLVLSLRMPEIGMPEIIGFGQTSVSGSALSEVERSSRINGMDDAVPSAVLLPVGGMGFFGWPAIAGHRSGHDFILQFADWTVEKTGRITLLCAQDAVAGMAITLRFETFPSGVIGVSTDIKNIGSEDYILDRCMAASFPIEGGQVDVVSFTGMWGREFQIRRERLGTGLWAQESRRGRTSHDRFPMLTIEGEAQSFGVALGWSGNHQIVIDRLDDGRRLVHLGEVFEPGETILAPGESYRSPVAYAGADRAAFHAFVRDDLMHWPDGAMSPRPVTLNTWEGNYFDHQMQSLKAQGTSAAELGIERFVLDDGWFGKRDDDTTSLGDWDIDARKYPEGLSPLVDHVTGLGMQFGIWFEPEMINPVSALYDLHPDWVLQVKGRPLLTSRNQLVLDLTRPEVSDYLFEKIDAVLANHAVSYIKWDMNRDLTHAGGRDGRAKISTQTRAVYTLMDRVRAAHPQVEIESCASGGGRIDYGALARTHRVWTSDCTDALERLEIQRGASVFVPPEVLGSHISASPNHQTERRHTLAFRALVAMAYHLGVELNPLELEGEERAELKNWIAIHKRLRPLLHAPGANFSKEPRDGRYVWGAADSKRIAVFVAQGPQMVGEQPEPLTLPDGVTCIGGRWRVAATHPALPNFIRISEGQKRLLAGKVTFDLADLKLGGLPLPMLRPESAMLLELEPVEGGDHHG
- a CDS encoding ABC transporter ATP-binding protein: MADVSLRGVKKQFGALSVIKGVDLDVKDGEFCVFVGPSGCGKSTLLRMIAGLEEITSGGLTIGGKDMTRIGPSERGVAMVFQSYALYPHMTVRDNIGFGLKMTGHPKPMIEARTKKAAELLQLDALMERKPGQLSGGQRQRVAIGRAIVREPEVFLFDEPLSNLDAALRVQMRTELSKLHQDLKATMIYVTHDQVEAMTMADKIVVLSAGLIEQVGTPLELYHRPNNLFVAGFIGSPKMNVLPVTVAPADGGKVVVTLADGAAITLDAQGKAISPGKMTLGIRPEHIDATGKGDLVLSRPVRLAEYLGSETLFFVTLADGTELSVKADGLATAKPGETLSIGIPAAACHLFDSSGKAVINGDLTR